TGCCACCCACCGACATATGCAGATGATCCGGCAGCACCGGAAACGCCCGCCCGCGCCGATTCAGATAGCGCTCGAGTCCGAGCCAGCTGGCACCCGCCGGCACCTCGACCAGTCCGTCACCCAGATCCCGGATTTCCCGGGTCGCGGTGTCGGGCGCGTAGGTGACCAGCAGTTCGTCATCGGTGACCGTCTGACCGGCACAGGAGTGCCCGGAACCGCGCAGCGTCAACGGCCGGCCGGAACCGAGCAGAGCGGACGGGAATGCGGACGGCTGTCGATGGACGGCCCGAGGAGTAGCGCGATACAGGCCGCCGAAGTCGGTATCGAATTCGGTGACGGAAACCTCACCGGCACTCATGATCTCGGCAGCGGTGGTGTCACCGTCCGGACAGCGGTATACGGCACGACGTCATCGTAGTGACCCGCCGAGGCGCCTTCTCACCGCGAGGAAGTAGCGGCCCCGCGGTGCGGGAACGCACGCCGCGCCGACCACACGGTGACGGTGAACAGCACGACACCCGCGACGGCGAGACCCGCGCCGACGACGGCCGGGGCCGTGTATCCGAGGCCGGCGGCGATGACGAGACCACCCAGCCAGGCGCCCGCCGCATTGGCGATATTCAGCGCGCCGTGGTTGAGCGCGGCGGCCAGGGTTTGGGCATCGTGGGCGACATCCATCAGGCGGGTCTGCAGGCCCGGTGCCAGCGCGGCCCCGGACGCGCCGACCAGGAAGGCGCCGATCGCGGCGGTGAACGGATTGTGGGCGCCGGCGACGAATCCGGCGAGGATCACCACCATCGCGACGAGGGCCACGAAGATCGAACGGTCCACGCCGCGATCGGCTAGGACGCCGCCGCCGATATTGCCGGCGACCATGCCCAACCCGAACAACGCCAGCACGATCGGCACGAACCCCTGCGACATTCCGGCCACATCGGTGAGCGTGGAGGTGATGTAGGTGTAGACCGCGAACATGCCGCCGAAGCCGACCGCGCCGACCAGCAGGGTCAGCAGCACCTGCGGGCGGCGCAGTGCGGTCAGTTCGGTGCGCGGATCCGTCACCCGCACCCCGTGCAAATCGGGAACGAACCGGCTGATCGCGAAGACCGTCGCGACTCCGAGGACCGCGACGACCACGTAGGCGTCACGCCAGCCGAGCGCCTGCCCCAGCCAGGTGGCCGCGGGGACGCCCACCACATTGGCCGCGCTCAGACCCAGCATCACCGCGGCGACCGCCTTGGCTCGCTGTCCCACCGGCGCCAGCGAGGCGGCCGCCAATGAGGCCACGCCGAAATAGGCGCCGTGCGGGAGGCCGGCGACGAACCGGGCCGCGACCAGAGCCGGAAACGCCGGCGCCAGCACCGAGGCGATATTGCCGACGGTGAAGGCGACCATCAACGCGATCAGCAGTCGCTTGCGCGGCATCCGGGCGCACAACGCCGCGATCACCGGAGCGCCGACCACCACACCCAGCGCATACGCCGAGACGGCATGTCCGGCGGTGGGCTCCGATACCCGCAGGTCCGCGGCGATATCGGGCAGCAGGCCCATGGTGACGAATTCGGTGGTGCCGATGCCGAAGCCGCCGAGCGCCAACGCGAGCATCGCCGGGATGTGCCATCCGGTGCGAACCGGATCCGGCCGAGACGAGTCCTGTCGTCCTGTCGTCCCGGCGGGCGCGAGATCGTCGGCAGGGCTTGCGCTGCGCAGGAGAGCTGAGTCGACCATAGGGTTGGCCAACGCGCGCCCGGCGCCGACCGATACCCGGTATCGAGGTGATTCGACTCACGGACCGGACGCGCACCGGTCCGGAACGCAATTCGGGCACCCGCGGCCACCGAATCGGTGGGGGCGGGTGCCCGGATATCTCTACCGCCCGCACCGGAAGCTCCGGGCGGACGACGGCGCTCAGCTCAGTTCGCGCGCCAAGTTGGCGTCGAGCACGCCGAGGAACTCCTCGGTGGTCAGGTAGCCCTGGTTGCCACCGACCAGCAGCGCCAGATCCTTGGTCATCTGACCGCTCTCCACGGTCTTGATGACGACATCCTCGAGAGTCTGCGCGAAGCCGATGACCTCGGGGGTGTTGTCCAGCTTCCCGCGGTGGGCGATGCCACGGGTCCACGCGAAGATCGAGGCGATCGGGTTGGTGGAGGTGGGCTTGCCCTGCTGGTGCTGGCGGAAGTGCCGGGTCACGGTGCCGTGCGCGGCCTCCGCCTCACAGGTGCGGCCGTCCGGGGTGAGCAGCACCGAGGTCATCAGGCCCAGCGAGCCGAAGCCCTGCGCCACGGTGTCGGACTGCACATCGCCGTCGTAGTTCTTGCAGGCCCAGACGTAGCCGCCCTCCCACTTCAGGGCGGAGGCGACCATATCGTCGATCAGCCGGTGCTCGTAGGTCAGGCCGGCGGCGTCGAACTCCTGCTTGAACTCGGTGTCGAAGATCTCCTGGAACGTATCCTTGAACATGCCGTCGTAGGCCTTCAGGATGGTGTTCTTGGTCGACATGTAGACCGGGTAGTTCTGCTGCAGGCCGTAGTTCAGCGAGGCCCGCGCGAAGTCCTCGATGGACTTCTTGAAGTTGTACATACCCATGACGACACCGCCGTCGGTGGGCATCTTCACCACTTCGTGGACGATCGGCTCGGAGCCGTCCTCCGGGGTGAACTGGATCGTGACGGTGCCCGCCTGATGCACCTTGAAGTCCGTGGCGCGGTACTGGTCGCCGAAGGCGTGACGGCCGATGATGATCGGCTTGGTCCAGCCCGGAACCAGACGCGGAACGTTGGAGATGATGATCGGCGCGCGGAAGATGGTGCCGCCGAGGATGTTACGAATCGTGCCGTTCGGCGAACGCCACATCTTCTTGAGATCGAATTCCTCGACCCGCGCTTCGTCAGGGGTGATGGTGGCGCATTTGACGCCGACGCCGTGCTTCTTGATGGCGTTGGCCGCGTCGATGGTGACCTGGTCATCGGTCTTGTCGCGGTATTCGATGCCCAGGTCGTAGTACTCGAGGTTCACATCGAGGTACGGATGGATCAGCTTGTCCTTGATGAACTGCCAGATGATCCGGGTCATCTCGTCGCCGTCGAGTTCGACGACGGTCCCTTCAACCTTGATCTTGGACATGGATCTTCGTGTCCTCCTAAGGAAGGTGTGCTCCCATTGCACGGCCAGGCGAGCACGCTTGTGAGCGGACCCCAGCTGTTCAACAGACAACGTATACGCCCCGCGTTGTCCACGAGACGCCTGGTGCTAAACAAGACAAGCGTACTGGTGCGCTGTGTCTCAGAAACAGGGGCCGCCCCATTGAGTGATACGCACGTCACATCGGCCACATTTCCCGCGGCGGCCGCCACCCCGATCGGCTGAGCCCAACCCTCGCACCCGTCCGGACCGATTGTTACCATCCACAGCAGGTCATGAGTGCCAGCGCCAAGCCCCGGCTCGCTGGCCGGCAACCCTCCAGTTGCGGTGGGGTGCTCCGGGTGATTGACCGGGCTCTCGAAAGCCGAGGGCAAGCGCGACGATCAGGAGCAACAAGTGAGTGAATTCACCGTGCCCGACGGCAAGGGTGTGGAGGCGGCGGCGCGCCCGGGGGGTGTCGCTAACATCGGGGATGTGTGTTCTCGAGGTATTCGTGTCGAACGTGCGGCGCGGCTCTGCGCGGTGACGGCGCGGTGACCGTGAGTATCGAATCGAACACGTCGCGGCCCGGCGCAACGACACTGCTACCGCCGCCGGACGGCAGCCTGGGAACCATCGGCATCGGCGACGTCCGGCTGGAGAACGGCGCGGTGATACCCGGCGTCGAGCTCGCGGTGCAGCGCTGGGGTGAGCTGTCCCCCGGACTGGACAACGTGGTGCTGGTCGAACACGCACTCACCGGCGATTCCCACGTCTGCGGCAACCCCGACGATCGGCACGCGCTGCCCGGATGGTGGGACGGACTGGTCGGCCCCGGCGCCGCACTGGACACCGACCACTGGTGTGTCATCGCCACGAATGTGCTGGGCGGTTGTCAGGGCAGTACCGGGCCCGGCTCCCTCGCCGCGGACGGAAAGCCTTGGGGCGCTCGGTTTCCGGAGATCTCGATCCGCGATCAGGTCACCGTCGAGGTGACACTGCTCGAGCTGCTGGGCATCCCCCGCATCGCCGCGGTCGTCGGCGGATCCATGGGTGGTATGCGGGTGCTCGAGTGGATGGTCGGCTCTCCCGATCGCGTCGACGCCGCGCTGGTCTTGGCCGTCGGCGCCCGGGCGACCGCCGATCAGATCGGCACCCAGACCACGCAGATCGCCGCGATCAAGGCCGATCCGGACTGGCAGGGCGGCGATTACCACGGCACCGGCCGCAGCCCGCGCGCCGGCCTGGGTATCGCACGCCGGATCGCGCATCTGACCTATCGCACCGAATTCGAGCTCGATCACCGGTTCGCGAACTCCGCGCAGGGTGACGAAGACCCTCGGGACGGCGGACGGTATGCGGTGCAGAGCTATCTCGACCATCAGGCCGACAAGCTGGTCGCCCGTTTCGACGCGGCCACCTACGTACTGCTGTCGGAGGCGATGAACCGCCACGACGTCGGCCGCGGTCGCGGCGGTATCGAGGCCGCACTGGCCGCCACCCCGGTCCCGTGCCTGGTCGGCGGTGTGGATTCGGATCGGTTGTACCCGTTGCGAACCCAGCAGGAACTGGCCGATCTGCTGCCCGGCTGCAAGGGGCTGGAAGTCGTGCACTCACGCGACGGCCACGACGGTTTCCTCACCGAGACCGAGGCGATCGGCAAACTGCTGGAGCAGACGATGGAATTGGCTCGCGCCGCCCGGAACGCCCGCGCCTGATCCTCGCCGGCAGTCACCGCGATCCCCGCAGCCCGGGCCGGGCTCGATCCCCGCAGCCCGGGCCGGGCTCGATGCCCTCAGCCGACGCCGAGGCTGCTGATGGTGGCGGCCAGCACGATGATCGCGCCACCCAGCACCGTGTAGGCGCCGATATCGAACGGCCTGCTCCGCACCGCCAGCAGCCCGACCCGGGCCGGCGGCAGGCACAACCGGAACGCCGCGGCCAGTAGTGTCGCTCCGCCGATGAAGAACGCGCCGCGGCGCCAGCGGTCCTGCGCTACGAAGACCACCGCGACCAGCAACACCACGACGACCAGCAGCATCGGCAGGTGAACCTGGAAGAAGCGGTTCACCGGGCTGGAGTGCTGCTGCGGGTGCGTGGCGGGCGCATCGGTCACGGCTGCGATTCTCGCATGTCCGGTCGTCCCGCCGCCGGGAGCGGGGGCGGCGCGGTCGCGACGGCCACTGGATGCGGCCGCCGCGACCGGGCGAGGATCAGACGCCGAACGGAGCGGCGTAGTGGATACGGCCCGCCGGAAGCGGATGGCCCGCGTCGAGCGTGAGAGCCATCAGCGCGTCATCGGGAACATCGATGCTCAGATCGATGCCGTACCGGCTTGCCCGCCGGAAGCCGAACCGCGGGTAGTACTCGGGGTGGCCGAGCACAGTGACGAAATGCTCCCCGTGGTCGGCCGCAGCCCGCAATGCGGCGCGAACGGACGCCGCCCCGGCACCGGTGCGCTGGTACTGCGGCAGTACGGCGCACGGTCCCAGGCACAGGGCCGGGACGTCGCCGATATGGCAGCGAGTCAGCAGCGCGTAGCCGACGACGGTGTCGTCGGGTCCGGCCGCCACGATCGACAGGCCGTCGATCCAGGCCGGATCGCCGCGTAGTGCCTCGACGAGATCGGCCTCGTCGGGCCGGTCGAACGCGGCGGTATTGATTGCGTGGACGACGGGAATGTCCGCGGCGGTTTCGGCACGCGTGGTCCAGGTTCGAATAGTCAATGCTACGAATCCGTTTCATAGAGATCGGGTGATGAGTCGACGCGGTTGCGCGAGCGAGCGCTCGGCGGAACCGTGGACGAGATCAGGCCGACGCGCGGAAGGAGCCGATGCCCCGGAGGCGGTATTCGGTACCAGCGCGCACGGCGGCCTCACACACAGTCATCAACCCACCTCCCGCGAACTGGTCGACCCCGCGGGCGATCGCGGCATCGATGGAACGGATCGGCCGTCACGAACGGCCGCCGGTCACGGTAGCAGAGGCCGGGCTCCGACGCGTGCCCCGTCGGGTGGACGGGTACCGTCTCGGTGTGCTCAAGCTGGTGTTCTTCGAACCGCGTATCCCACCCAATACGGGTAATGCGATCCGTCTGGCGGCCGGTACGGGATGCGAGCTACATCTGATCGAGCCCCTCGGATTCGATCTGTCGGAACCGAAACTGCGCCGCGCCGGACTGGACTATCACGATCTGGCGGTCGTCACCGTGCACGAAAACCTCACGGCCGCATGGGAATCGCTGCGACCCGAGCGGGTGTTCGCCTTCACCACGCACGCCACCACCCACAACACCGATATCGCCTACCGCCCCGGAGACGTGCTGCTGTTCGGGCCGGAACCGACCGGACTGCCGGATGAGGTGCTGGCCGATACGCACATCACCGAGCAATTGCGCATACCCATGCTGCCCGGCCGCCGGTCGATGAACCTGTCCAACGCCGCGGCGGTCGCCGTATACGAGGCATGGCGCCAGCTCGGGTTCCCGGGAGCGGTGTAATCGCCCGCTCCCGTGGGTGGTTCGCGGCTCAGTTGTCGATCTCGAAGCGTTTGAAGCGGGAGGTGGCTCCGGCCGTGAGCCGCACCGCCGATGTGGGGACACCGTAGTGGTGTGCCAGCAGTTCGATCGCGGCCTTGTTGGCTTTGCCCTCCACCGCGGGTGCGCGCACGTACAGGAGCAGGGTGCCGTCGTCACCGGTTTCGACGAGCGGGCCTTTGCGGCTACCGGGTTTGATGGTCGCGCGGACCACAGTCGGCACGGGCTGCTCCTCGATGTGGGCGATCGACTCCTTGGCAGCCTAGGCCCTCCGCGAGCGGCGACCCTGACCATGCCCCGGCCCCGGACCCGGCGGCCGATCCGCCCCGGATCCGGCACGCTCGAATACGTTCGCCACCTCCAGCAGTGCGGCGGCCGCGGCCCGGATCGCCTCGTGGCCCCGCTGATCGGTATGCCGCACGGTGGCCACGGCCTCGGCGACGAGTTCGGCCCACTCCCCGGCGACACCTTCCCGACCCCCGGTGACCGTCCAATTCTCGGCGACCGAGCAGCCCGCGGCCTCCGCATCGGCGACCAGGTCCGACAATGCCGAAACCGTGCCGTACAGATCGCGCAGAGTGCGCTCCGCGATATCGCACAGCGCCGCGGCACGCAGGCAGACGCGCAGCTCGTCGCCGGTCGATACGGCCGGTCCCGGCTCGTGGCCGATACCTCGCGGTCCGGGCCCACCGAGCCGGCCGCAGACGCCGCGCACCCACTCCGAGGCCGCCGCCAGGTCGGCGATGCGCCGATCGATCGGCGCGTCCGGATGATCGACCGCGCGCCAGGTGCCGAGCACCGAGCGGGGCGGGATCACCGGTTCGGCGCCGTCCGGGCCGTGCGAACGAAACCGCTTCTGCCCCATATCTTCCGCAGCCGCCGCGATACTCACCGCCGCCGCGCCGGCAGTGGATGCCCTGTTCATATCCGCCCCCCTCGTCCGAATGCGATCGCTCGATGTGAACGACCGGAAATCCCTGTTTCCGAACTCTTTTCGAACATAACCAGCGCTCGGGCGGCTGTCACGCACGAGCGCACAGCCGCACCCCGTATCGGAGAACGCACCCCGCTCAACGGAAATCCCGAGACTTCGACGGCATGCGCAGATCCATCCGCTGCAGATGTTCGGCCACAATGCTCACCACTCCCTCCGCGTTCTGTACCCGGCCGCGGATCAGCAGAGCGGGCGCCCCCTGCGCGATGCGGCGATAGCGACGCCACAGCCCCACCGAGCACACCACGTTCACCATGCCGGTCTCGTCTTCCAGATTGACGAAGGTGACCCCGGAGGCGGTGGCCGGTCGCTGCCGATGCGTCACCGCACCGCCCACCAGCACCTTCGAGCCGTCGGGCACGGCGAGCAGCTGATTCGCCGGAACCACACCGAGTTCGTCCCAGCGGGCGCGCAGGAATTCGGTCGGATAGCTGCCGGGTGATACCCCGGTCGCCCACACATCGGCTGCGGCCGTTTCCAATTCGCTCATACCGGGGAGCATCGGCGCGTCGGTGCTCGCACCGGTTCCCGGTAACCGGTCGGATCGCTCGCCCGCGGCCGCCCCCGCGGCCCACAGCGCCTGCCGCCGGCCGAGTCCACGGCCGGATTCGGCGCCGATACTGCCGAGCGCACCCGCGGTGGCCAGCGCTTCGGCCTGCGACACCGACATCTCGACCCGTCCGGTCAGATCCAGAAACGAGGTGTAGGGGCCGGACGACCGTGCCGCGACGATCCGCTCGGCCACCTCGTCACCGATATGCCGGACCGCGGACAGGCCCAGCCGCACCCGGGTGCCGTGCCGCTCCAGCGTCGCCCCGGCGAGGCTGTGATTGATATCGGGCCCGAGCACCACCACCCCGTGCCGTCGCGCATCGGCCACCAGCGACTGCGGTGAATAGAACCCCATCGGCTGCGCGTTCAGCAGCCCCGCGCAGAAGGCGGCGGGATGATGCAGTTTGAACCAGGCCGAATAGAACACCAGGGCGGCGAAACTCTGCGAATGACTTTCCGGGAAACCGAAATTGGCGAAGGCGTAGATCTTCTCGTAGATGCGATCGGCCAGCTCACCGGTGATGCCGTGCAGATCGCGCATGCCCTGATAGAACCGTTCCCGTAAGCGTTCCATACGCTGCGTCGAACGTTTCGAACCCATCGCCCGGCGCAGCTGATCCGCCTCGGCGGCGGTGAATCCGGCGATATCGACCGCCATCTGCATGAGTTGCTCTTGGAACAGCGGAATTCCGAGCGTCCGGGCCAGGGAACTCTCCAGCGCCGGATGATCGATCGTCACCTCTTCCCGGCCGTTGCGGCGACGGATATACGGATGGACCGAACCACCTTGGATGGGCCCGGGGCGGATCAGCGCGACCTCGACGACCAAATCGTAGAAGGCGCGCGGGCGCAGGCGCGGCAGCGTCGCCATCTGGGCCCGTGACTCCACCTGGAAGACGCCCACCGAATCCGCCCGCGACAGCATCTCGTAGACGGCGGATTCGGTGAGATCGATGGCGTGCAGTTCGATATCGGCGCCTTCGTGCTCGCGCACCAGATCGATCATGTAGTGCAGGGCCGACAGCATGCCCAGGCCGAGCAGATCGAACTTCACCAAACCCGCTGCGGCGCAATCGTCCTTGTCCCACTGCAGTACGCTGCGACCCGGCATTCGCGCCCACTCCACCGGGCAGACGTCGGCGATCGGGCGATCGCAGATCACCATGCCGCCGGAATGGATACCCAGATGCCGCGGCAGACCTTCGATCTCACCGGCCAGTTCCAGGACGCGCTCCGGGATATCGGTATGCGTTTCACTCGATACCCCGGTCCACCGGCTCACCTGTTTACCGAAGGCATCCTGCTGACCGGGTGAGAAGCCCAGTGCCCGAGCGGCATCGCGCACCGCGGACTTACCGCGATAGGTGATCACATTGGCCACCTGGGCGGCGTACTCCCGCCCGTATTTGGTGTAGACGTGCTGGATCGCCTCCTCGCGACGATCGGATTCGATATCGATATCGATATCGGGCGGACCGTCGCGCTCGGGCGCCAGGAACCGTTCGAACAGCAGATCGTTGGCGACCGGATCCACATTGGTGATGCCGATCGCGTAGCAGACCGCGGAGTTGGCCGCCGAACCCCGGCCTTGGCACAGGATGTCGTGGCTCTTGCAGAAGGCGACGATATCGTGCACGACCAGGAAGTAACCGGGAAACTTCAGATCGGTGATGATCCGCAGTTCGTGTTCGAGTTGCCGGTACGCCTTGGGATTTCGTTCCGGTGGACCGTAGCGCTCGAGCGCGCCGTCGAGGGTGAGCCGGCGCAACCAGGAATTCTCGTCGTGCCCGGCCGGCACCTCGAACGGCGGCAGCTCCGGGGCGATCAGCCGCAGATCGAAGGCACATTCGCGGGCCAGTTCCGCGGCACCGGTCACCGCCTGCGGGCAGTCGTCGAACAACCGCAGCATCTCCGCGCCCGATCGCAGATGCGCACCACCGGTGGGCGGCAGC
The genomic region above belongs to Nocardia spumae and contains:
- a CDS encoding MFS transporter — translated: MLALALGGFGIGTTEFVTMGLLPDIAADLRVSEPTAGHAVSAYALGVVVGAPVIAALCARMPRKRLLIALMVAFTVGNIASVLAPAFPALVAARFVAGLPHGAYFGVASLAAASLAPVGQRAKAVAAVMLGLSAANVVGVPAATWLGQALGWRDAYVVVAVLGVATVFAISRFVPDLHGVRVTDPRTELTALRRPQVLLTLLVGAVGFGGMFAVYTYITSTLTDVAGMSQGFVPIVLALFGLGMVAGNIGGGVLADRGVDRSIFVALVAMVVILAGFVAGAHNPFTAAIGAFLVGASGAALAPGLQTRLMDVAHDAQTLAAALNHGALNIANAAGAWLGGLVIAAGLGYTAPAVVGAGLAVAGVVLFTVTVWSARRAFPHRGAATSSR
- a CDS encoding NADP-dependent isocitrate dehydrogenase; amino-acid sequence: MSKIKVEGTVVELDGDEMTRIIWQFIKDKLIHPYLDVNLEYYDLGIEYRDKTDDQVTIDAANAIKKHGVGVKCATITPDEARVEEFDLKKMWRSPNGTIRNILGGTIFRAPIIISNVPRLVPGWTKPIIIGRHAFGDQYRATDFKVHQAGTVTIQFTPEDGSEPIVHEVVKMPTDGGVVMGMYNFKKSIEDFARASLNYGLQQNYPVYMSTKNTILKAYDGMFKDTFQEIFDTEFKQEFDAAGLTYEHRLIDDMVASALKWEGGYVWACKNYDGDVQSDTVAQGFGSLGLMTSVLLTPDGRTCEAEAAHGTVTRHFRQHQQGKPTSTNPIASIFAWTRGIAHRGKLDNTPEVIGFAQTLEDVVIKTVESGQMTKDLALLVGGNQGYLTTEEFLGVLDANLARELS
- the metX gene encoding homoserine O-acetyltransferase MetX, which translates into the protein MTVSIESNTSRPGATTLLPPPDGSLGTIGIGDVRLENGAVIPGVELAVQRWGELSPGLDNVVLVEHALTGDSHVCGNPDDRHALPGWWDGLVGPGAALDTDHWCVIATNVLGGCQGSTGPGSLAADGKPWGARFPEISIRDQVTVEVTLLELLGIPRIAAVVGGSMGGMRVLEWMVGSPDRVDAALVLAVGARATADQIGTQTTQIAAIKADPDWQGGDYHGTGRSPRAGLGIARRIAHLTYRTEFELDHRFANSAQGDEDPRDGGRYAVQSYLDHQADKLVARFDAATYVLLSEAMNRHDVGRGRGGIEAALAATPVPCLVGGVDSDRLYPLRTQQELADLLPGCKGLEVVHSRDGHDGFLTETEAIGKLLEQTMELARAARNARA
- a CDS encoding DUF3017 domain-containing protein is translated as MLLVVVVLLVAVVFVAQDRWRRGAFFIGGATLLAAAFRLCLPPARVGLLAVRSRPFDIGAYTVLGGAIIVLAATISSLGVG
- a CDS encoding GNAT family N-acetyltransferase; this translates as MTIRTWTTRAETAADIPVVHAINTAAFDRPDEADLVEALRGDPAWIDGLSIVAAGPDDTVVGYALLTRCHIGDVPALCLGPCAVLPQYQRTGAGAASVRAALRAAADHGEHFVTVLGHPEYYPRFGFRRASRYGIDLSIDVPDDALMALTLDAGHPLPAGRIHYAAPFGV
- a CDS encoding tRNA (cytidine(34)-2'-O)-methyltransferase — protein: MLKLVFFEPRIPPNTGNAIRLAAGTGCELHLIEPLGFDLSEPKLRRAGLDYHDLAVVTVHENLTAAWESLRPERVFAFTTHATTHNTDIAYRPGDVLLFGPEPTGLPDEVLADTHITEQLRIPMLPGRRSMNLSNAAAVAVYEAWRQLGFPGAV
- a CDS encoding DUF167 domain-containing protein yields the protein MPTVVRATIKPGSRKGPLVETGDDGTLLLYVRAPAVEGKANKAAIELLAHHYGVPTSAVRLTAGATSRFKRFEIDN
- a CDS encoding error-prone DNA polymerase gives rise to the protein MGWGNGPPTWAEMERVLSGLPGRGSGPPGDGGDSPAWSHTRGEYRAGARPPQPGPAVPYAELHAHSAYSFLDGACQPEELVEEAVRLGLEALALTDHNGFYGVVRFAEAAAEWGMPTVFGAELSLGEHRDTAVPAPLFGSMADSQPRTGEADPSGPHLLVLARGQEGYRRLSREMSAAHMVAGEKGILRYDLDRLSAAAEGHWHILTGCRKGHVRRALEQGDAEAEAALRDLMDRFGRDRVSVELTRHGVPTDDERNARLIALAERLRVPVIATTAAHFAAPAQGRRAMALAAIRARRSLDEIDGWLPPTGGAHLRSGAEMLRLFDDCPQAVTGAAELARECAFDLRLIAPELPPFEVPAGHDENSWLRRLTLDGALERYGPPERNPKAYRQLEHELRIITDLKFPGYFLVVHDIVAFCKSHDILCQGRGSAANSAVCYAIGITNVDPVANDLLFERFLAPERDGPPDIDIDIESDRREEAIQHVYTKYGREYAAQVANVITYRGKSAVRDAARALGFSPGQQDAFGKQVSRWTGVSSETHTDIPERVLELAGEIEGLPRHLGIHSGGMVICDRPIADVCPVEWARMPGRSVLQWDKDDCAAAGLVKFDLLGLGMLSALHYMIDLVREHEGADIELHAIDLTESAVYEMLSRADSVGVFQVESRAQMATLPRLRPRAFYDLVVEVALIRPGPIQGGSVHPYIRRRNGREEVTIDHPALESSLARTLGIPLFQEQLMQMAVDIAGFTAAEADQLRRAMGSKRSTQRMERLRERFYQGMRDLHGITGELADRIYEKIYAFANFGFPESHSQSFAALVFYSAWFKLHHPAAFCAGLLNAQPMGFYSPQSLVADARRHGVVVLGPDINHSLAGATLERHGTRVRLGLSAVRHIGDEVAERIVAARSSGPYTSFLDLTGRVEMSVSQAEALATAGALGSIGAESGRGLGRRQALWAAGAAAGERSDRLPGTGASTDAPMLPGMSELETAAADVWATGVSPGSYPTEFLRARWDELGVVPANQLLAVPDGSKVLVGGAVTHRQRPATASGVTFVNLEDETGMVNVVCSVGLWRRYRRIAQGAPALLIRGRVQNAEGVVSIVAEHLQRMDLRMPSKSRDFR